In Curtobacterium sp. MCPF17_002, one genomic interval encodes:
- a CDS encoding potassium transporter TrkG: protein MLDRHESPTRSASATRRRPSRFGTALRSSPSRLAIAVFVALIFLFTSLFMTPWAAADGRSTHFADALFTAASVVCVTGLATVDMATHWSVFGKTLVVIGTQIGAVGVLTFASILGLFVTRKLGLRAKLMAAGDSNPLRTHHGAVPEGQAVRLGEVGTLLATVAVSTLSIEIVLGLLLLPSVLIAGMPFWTAVGDSFYYAAMAFTNTGFAPNASGLAPFAHDYWFLSLLMIGVVAGSIGFPVIRALTKQLRTPRRWPIHVKLTLATSAVLLVGGAIVYIALEASNPTTFGEEGAGRTAFQALFLSTMTRSGGFSLVDFDQLNGSSLLVTDMLMFIGGGSASTAGGIKVTTLAVLFLAAVAEARGRQSMEAFGRRIPSDVLRVAVAVVLWGATIVAVATVVLLQITHESLDRVLFEVISAFATCGLSSGVSADLPESGKYVLAATMFLGRVGTVTIAAALAASQSRQLFRRPEERPIVG from the coding sequence ATGCTCGACCGGCACGAGTCGCCGACCCGTTCGGCCAGCGCGACCCGCCGACGGCCATCCCGCTTCGGCACCGCCCTCCGCTCCTCGCCCTCGCGCCTGGCGATCGCGGTCTTCGTCGCGCTGATCTTCCTCTTCACGAGCCTCTTCATGACGCCGTGGGCCGCCGCGGACGGTCGGTCGACGCACTTCGCCGACGCCCTGTTCACCGCGGCCTCGGTCGTCTGCGTCACCGGTCTCGCCACCGTGGACATGGCGACGCACTGGTCCGTGTTCGGGAAGACCCTCGTGGTGATCGGCACGCAGATCGGCGCCGTCGGCGTCCTGACGTTCGCGTCGATCCTCGGGCTCTTCGTCACCCGGAAGCTCGGCCTCCGCGCGAAGCTCATGGCGGCCGGCGACTCGAACCCGCTGCGCACCCACCACGGCGCCGTCCCCGAGGGTCAGGCGGTCCGCCTCGGCGAGGTCGGCACCCTGCTCGCCACCGTCGCCGTCAGCACGCTCTCGATCGAGATCGTCCTCGGGCTGCTCCTGCTGCCGTCGGTGCTCATCGCGGGCATGCCGTTCTGGACCGCGGTCGGCGACTCGTTCTACTACGCGGCGATGGCGTTCACGAACACCGGCTTCGCGCCGAACGCCAGCGGACTCGCCCCGTTCGCCCACGACTACTGGTTCCTGTCCCTGCTCATGATCGGCGTCGTCGCTGGCTCCATCGGCTTCCCGGTGATCCGCGCCCTGACGAAGCAGCTCCGCACGCCCCGTCGCTGGCCGATCCACGTGAAGCTCACCCTGGCGACGAGCGCGGTCCTGCTCGTCGGCGGCGCGATCGTCTACATCGCCCTCGAGGCATCGAACCCGACGACCTTCGGCGAGGAGGGCGCGGGCCGCACGGCGTTCCAGGCGCTCTTCCTGTCCACGATGACCCGGTCCGGCGGCTTCTCGCTCGTCGACTTCGACCAGCTGAACGGCTCGAGCCTGCTCGTCACCGACATGCTCATGTTCATCGGTGGCGGTTCGGCCTCGACCGCCGGCGGAATCAAGGTCACGACACTCGCCGTGCTCTTCCTGGCGGCGGTCGCCGAGGCCCGCGGCCGCCAGAGCATGGAGGCCTTCGGCCGGCGGATCCCGAGCGACGTCCTCAGGGTCGCCGTCGCCGTCGTGCTGTGGGGAGCGACCATCGTCGCCGTCGCCACCGTCGTGCTGCTCCAGATCACCCACGAGTCGCTCGACCGCGTGCTCTTCGAGGTGATCTCGGCGTTCGCCACGTGCGGCCTGTCCTCCGGCGTGTCCGCTGACCTGCCCGAGTCGGGCAAGTACGTGCTGGCCGCGACGATGTTCCTGGGTCGTGTCGGTACAGTGACCATCGCCGCTGCCCTGGCCGCAAGCCAGAGCCGGCAGTTGTTCCGCCGTCCCGAGGAGAGGCCGATCGTTGGCTGA
- a CDS encoding TrkA family potassium uptake protein, producing MADRTRPPHPLGAVSHDAPVLVIGLGRFGAATAGQLERQDREVLVVDTDEGLVQKWSDRVTHAVQADATDIDALRQIGAQDFPIAVVGTGSDLESSVLITANLVDLGIPQIWAKAISRSHGTILSRIGANHVVYPEREAGERTAHLVSGRMLDFIEFDDDFAVVKMFPPASVRGKDLATTVIRTRFGLTVLGIKTPGKAFVPATPESIIGQNDVIIVSGTEGDLERFAALE from the coding sequence TTGGCTGACCGAACCCGTCCGCCGCACCCGCTCGGTGCCGTCAGCCACGACGCCCCGGTGCTCGTCATCGGGCTCGGCCGCTTCGGCGCCGCCACCGCCGGCCAGCTCGAGCGGCAGGACCGCGAGGTCCTCGTCGTCGACACCGACGAAGGACTCGTGCAGAAGTGGTCGGACCGGGTCACCCACGCGGTGCAGGCGGACGCCACCGACATCGACGCACTGCGGCAGATCGGCGCGCAGGACTTCCCGATCGCGGTCGTGGGCACCGGCAGTGACCTCGAGTCGAGCGTGCTCATCACCGCGAACCTCGTCGACCTCGGGATCCCGCAGATCTGGGCGAAGGCCATCAGCCGTTCGCACGGCACGATCCTGTCCCGCATCGGCGCGAACCACGTCGTGTACCCGGAACGCGAGGCCGGTGAGCGCACGGCGCACCTGGTGTCCGGCCGGATGCTCGACTTCATCGAGTTCGACGACGACTTCGCCGTCGTCAAGATGTTCCCGCCGGCATCGGTCCGCGGGAAGGACCTCGCGACGACCGTCATCCGCACGCGCTTCGGCCTGACGGTGCTCGGCATCAAGACACCGGGCAAGGCGTTCGTGCCGGCCACACCGGAGAGCATCATCGGGCAGAACGACGTGATCATCGTCTCCGGGACCGAGGGCGACCTGGAGCGGTTCGCGGCCCTGGAGTGA
- the upp gene encoding uracil phosphoribosyltransferase, with translation MRVHVADHPLITHKLSVLRDRTTPSPTFRALTEELVTLLAYEATRNVRVTATPIDTPVAHTMGVSIAKPRPLVVPILRAGLGMLEGMVKLVPTAEVGFLGMARNEETLEPQTYAERLPDDLSGRQCFVLDPMLATGGTLAAAIDFLFARGAEEITCVCILGAPEGLAAVEAAVGDRNVSIVLGALDEKLDENGYIVPGLGDAGDRLYGLAE, from the coding sequence ATGCGAGTCCACGTCGCCGACCACCCGCTCATCACCCACAAGCTCTCGGTGCTCCGCGACCGTACGACGCCCTCCCCCACGTTCCGTGCCCTCACCGAGGAACTCGTGACGCTGCTGGCGTACGAGGCGACCCGGAACGTGCGCGTCACCGCGACCCCCATCGACACCCCGGTGGCCCACACCATGGGCGTCTCGATCGCCAAGCCGCGCCCGCTCGTCGTGCCGATCCTGCGTGCCGGCCTCGGCATGCTCGAGGGCATGGTCAAGCTCGTCCCCACGGCCGAGGTCGGTTTCCTCGGCATGGCGCGCAACGAGGAGACCCTCGAGCCGCAGACCTACGCCGAGCGCCTGCCCGACGACCTGTCCGGCCGGCAGTGCTTCGTGCTCGACCCGATGCTCGCGACCGGTGGCACCCTCGCCGCGGCGATCGACTTCCTCTTCGCCCGTGGTGCGGAGGAGATCACCTGCGTGTGCATCCTCGGCGCACCCGAGGGCCTCGCAGCCGTCGAGGCCGCGGTCGGTGACCGCAACGTGTCGATCGTCCTCGGGGCGCTCGACGAGAAGCTCGACGAGAACGGCTACATCGTGCCGGGTCTCGGTGACGCCGGTGACCGCCTGTACGGGCTCGCCGAGTAG
- a CDS encoding nucleoside deaminase yields the protein MERALDEARACLATGDVPVGAVVLDRDGVVVAVGRNEREALQDPTAHAEVLALRAAAAVTGDWHLAEHTLVVTLEPCPMCAGAIMAARVPRIVFGAWDPKAGASGSVYDIARDRRLPHRSEVVGGVLEGECAALLDAFFASRR from the coding sequence ATGGAGCGCGCCCTCGACGAGGCGCGCGCGTGTCTCGCGACCGGGGACGTCCCGGTGGGGGCCGTCGTGCTCGACCGGGACGGCGTCGTCGTGGCCGTCGGCCGGAACGAGCGCGAGGCGCTGCAGGACCCCACGGCGCACGCCGAGGTGCTCGCGCTCCGGGCCGCGGCCGCGGTCACCGGTGACTGGCACCTGGCGGAGCACACGCTCGTCGTGACCCTCGAACCCTGCCCGATGTGTGCCGGGGCGATCATGGCCGCCCGCGTGCCGCGCATCGTCTTCGGCGCCTGGGACCCGAAGGCCGGCGCGAGCGGCAGCGTCTACGACATCGCGAGGGACCGTCGCCTGCCGCACCGGTCCGAGGTCGTCGGCGGCGTGCTCGAGGGGGAGTGCGCAGCGCTCCTCGACGCGTTCTTCGCGTCGCGACGCTGA
- a CDS encoding cation diffusion facilitator family transporter, translated as MSASGGTRAILAALAANVGIAIVKFIAAAISGSASMLAEGVHSLADSANQLLLLLGGRRARRAADEEHPFGYGRERYVYAFVVSIILFSVGGVFSLYEGIEKLTHPHPLENWWLPLVVLVIAIGLEGFSLRTALREARPQKGGQSWVQFVRRAKAPELPVVMLEDTAALLGLVFALFGVGLTAITGNGVFDAIGTILIAALLIAVAVVLGIETKSLLVGEGATAADVERIKHALLDGPEVDSIIHIKTLYLGPDELMVGVKVAVDGDRRLGDVAAGIDTVEQRIRSAVPIARVIYVEPDVLRTGPRPPTEAIVIRAAD; from the coding sequence GTGAGCGCTTCCGGAGGCACGAGGGCCATCCTCGCCGCACTCGCCGCCAACGTCGGCATCGCGATCGTCAAGTTCATCGCCGCGGCGATCAGCGGGTCCGCGTCGATGCTCGCGGAGGGCGTGCACTCGCTCGCGGACTCGGCGAACCAGCTCCTCCTGCTGCTCGGCGGGCGACGCGCACGGCGGGCGGCCGACGAGGAGCACCCGTTCGGCTACGGCCGGGAACGCTACGTCTACGCCTTCGTCGTCTCGATCATCCTGTTCTCCGTCGGCGGCGTGTTCTCGCTGTACGAGGGCATCGAGAAGCTCACCCACCCACACCCGCTGGAGAACTGGTGGCTGCCGCTCGTGGTGCTCGTCATCGCGATCGGGCTCGAGGGCTTCTCGCTCCGCACCGCGCTCCGAGAAGCCCGCCCGCAGAAGGGCGGGCAGAGCTGGGTCCAGTTCGTCCGCCGGGCGAAGGCCCCCGAGCTCCCCGTCGTCATGCTCGAGGACACCGCGGCGCTCCTCGGTCTCGTGTTCGCCCTGTTCGGCGTGGGCCTCACCGCGATCACCGGCAACGGCGTGTTCGACGCGATCGGCACGATCCTCATCGCCGCGCTCCTCATCGCCGTCGCGGTGGTGCTCGGCATCGAGACGAAGAGCCTCCTGGTGGGCGAGGGAGCGACCGCTGCGGACGTCGAGCGCATCAAGCACGCGCTGCTGGACGGCCCCGAGGTCGACTCGATCATCCACATCAAGACCCTGTACCTCGGGCCCGACGAGCTCATGGTCGGCGTGAAGGTCGCGGTCGACGGCGACCGGCGACTCGGCGACGTCGCGGCGGGCATCGACACCGTCGAGCAGCGGATCCGGTCGGCCGTGCCGATCGCGCGGGTCATCTACGTGGAGCCGGACGTGCTCCGCACCGGTCCGCGTCCGCCGACCGAGGCCATCGTCATCCGCGCTGCCGACTGA
- the proC gene encoding pyrroline-5-carboxylate reductase yields MTIELPRTALLGVGSMSGAVLDGLLAAGLDPATVTLTTKSEASAAAHRERGLDAAATDTDPDANRTAVRGAALVVLGVKPYVIGDLLDEVSADLEAGAVVVSVAVGTTIASMEAKVPAGVRVVRALPNTPIGVGRGVTGISAGASADPDAVALASSVFAASGVVIEVPESQLDALSAVSGSGPAYVFLVVEQWQQAAESLGFTHEQAEAMVQGTLRGAVELLAASGKEPSDLRRAVTSPKGTTERAVAVLQDADLAGTFERASRAAIARADELSKG; encoded by the coding sequence ATGACGATCGAACTGCCCCGCACCGCCCTGCTCGGCGTCGGCTCCATGTCCGGCGCGGTCCTCGACGGGCTGCTGGCCGCCGGGCTCGACCCCGCCACGGTCACGCTGACGACGAAGTCCGAGGCGTCGGCCGCGGCGCACCGGGAGCGCGGGCTCGACGCCGCGGCGACCGACACCGACCCGGACGCGAACCGGACGGCCGTCCGGGGTGCTGCGCTCGTCGTGCTCGGCGTGAAGCCGTACGTGATCGGAGACCTGCTCGACGAGGTCTCCGCCGACCTCGAGGCCGGGGCCGTCGTGGTGAGCGTGGCCGTCGGCACGACGATCGCGAGCATGGAGGCGAAGGTGCCCGCGGGCGTCCGCGTGGTGCGCGCCCTGCCGAACACCCCGATCGGTGTCGGCCGCGGTGTGACCGGCATCAGCGCCGGCGCCTCGGCGGACCCGGACGCCGTGGCCCTCGCCTCGTCGGTGTTCGCCGCGTCGGGTGTGGTCATCGAGGTGCCCGAGTCGCAGCTCGACGCCCTGTCGGCGGTGTCCGGCTCCGGCCCGGCGTACGTGTTCCTCGTCGTGGAGCAGTGGCAGCAGGCTGCCGAGTCGCTCGGCTTCACGCACGAGCAGGCCGAGGCGATGGTCCAGGGCACCCTCCGCGGTGCGGTCGAACTGCTCGCCGCCTCGGGGAAGGAACCGTCGGACCTCCGCCGGGCGGTGACGAGCCCGAAGGGCACCACGGAGCGCGCCGTCGCCGTGCTGCAGGACGCCGACCTCGCCGGCACCTTCGAGCGCGCCTCCCGTGCGGCCATCGCCCGGGCGGACGAGCTGTCGAAGGGGTAG